In Polyangiaceae bacterium, one genomic interval encodes:
- a CDS encoding HupE/UreJ family protein has translation MHKTIRFFWYACFAIFLCAFFPSAALAHQAGLSRGEYRLDGAMLTAELVFARVDAALLVRGLDDDGDGAISAVEVQGARTAFGKAVAPRLVVRAGKDECMGNIDDAFLVEEDGLSLRLLYLCPAPPASVRVRFDLVDDLSFGHRHIARAESGNVVIEEVLFGAQREMEIQPVERSGAAVKPTQSTSFGAFFWMGIEHILLGYDHLVFLFGLVLVGGRWRSLLLVVTAFTLAHSITLGLAVLGVWAPSPRIVEPLIALSVAYVGVENQFVKDADKRWRITFPFGLIHGFGFAGALGEISVPRADVPKALVAFNLGVEAGQLAALAVVLPLVLAARKREWFEKRGVRFLSWAIAGLGIVWFLTRIVGE, from the coding sequence GTGCACAAGACGATACGGTTTTTCTGGTACGCCTGTTTCGCAATCTTCCTTTGCGCCTTTTTTCCAAGCGCGGCCCTCGCCCATCAGGCGGGTTTGTCGCGGGGTGAATATCGGCTCGACGGCGCGATGCTCACGGCGGAGCTCGTGTTTGCGCGCGTGGATGCGGCGCTGCTCGTTCGAGGGCTCGATGACGACGGAGACGGCGCGATTTCCGCGGTCGAAGTGCAAGGTGCCCGCACTGCGTTCGGCAAAGCGGTCGCCCCGCGGCTCGTGGTTCGTGCAGGCAAAGACGAATGCATGGGCAACATCGACGATGCATTTCTCGTCGAGGAAGATGGGTTGTCTTTGCGGCTTTTGTATTTGTGTCCAGCGCCTCCAGCGTCGGTGCGCGTGCGTTTCGACCTCGTCGATGACTTGTCCTTCGGTCATCGGCACATTGCGCGTGCCGAATCGGGAAATGTGGTCATCGAGGAGGTGCTGTTCGGCGCGCAGCGCGAAATGGAGATTCAGCCGGTCGAGCGTTCCGGCGCTGCGGTAAAACCAACACAATCGACGAGTTTCGGGGCATTTTTCTGGATGGGCATCGAGCATATTTTGCTCGGGTATGATCACCTCGTATTTCTCTTTGGTCTGGTGCTCGTTGGAGGTCGCTGGCGATCGCTTTTGCTCGTCGTGACGGCATTTACGCTTGCGCATTCGATCACGCTGGGTCTCGCGGTGCTCGGCGTATGGGCGCCGAGTCCCCGGATCGTGGAGCCGCTCATTGCATTGTCCGTGGCGTACGTGGGGGTGGAAAACCAATTCGTGAAAGACGCGGACAAACGGTGGCGAATTACGTTTCCATTCGGTTTGATTCATGGATTCGGGTTTGCGGGTGCGCTTGGGGAAATCTCGGTTCCTCGAGCGGACGTGCCGAAAGCCCTCGTTGCATTCAATCTGGGCGTCGAGGCAGGGCAACTTGCCGCGCTGGCGGTGGTTTTGCCGCTCGTCCTTGCCGCTCGAAAACGCGAATGGTTCGAGAAACGCGGCGTGCGTTTTTTGAGCTGGGCCATTGCGGGTTTGGGAATCGTGTGGTTTTTGACGCGAATCGTGGGGGAGTAG
- the kbl gene encoding glycine C-acetyltransferase: MYDVAKPIYTQALNEIRAAGLYKSERVITTPQGAAIRASSEPGADANREVLNFCANNYLGLSSHPVVIQAAKEAIDSHGFGLSSVRFICGTQDLHKKLEATVSRFFGSDDTILYSSCFDANGGLFETLLGEEDAIISDALNHASIIDGIRLCKAERHRYPNGDMAALEDALRKTQNKRIRMVATDGVFSMDGYLAKLDVICDLAEKYRALVMVDDSHATGFIGPTGRGTPEECGVLHRIDVMTSTLGKALGGASGGFTTGKQEIIDLLRQRSRPYLFSNTVAPAIVGASLAVFELLDKEGALRERVMQNAKRFREGMTNAGFTIKPGIHPIVPIMLGDARLAADLAAAMLEEGIYVIGFSYPVVPKGEARIRVQLSAAHTPEHVDRAIDAFTRAGKRLGVLA, translated from the coding sequence ATGTACGACGTCGCCAAACCCATCTATACCCAGGCTCTCAATGAAATCCGCGCCGCCGGCCTCTACAAGAGCGAGCGCGTCATCACGACTCCTCAGGGGGCTGCGATCCGTGCATCGAGCGAACCGGGGGCGGACGCGAACCGTGAGGTTCTGAACTTCTGCGCGAACAACTACCTCGGTTTGTCCTCGCATCCTGTTGTAATCCAAGCCGCGAAAGAAGCCATCGATTCGCACGGATTCGGTTTGTCCAGTGTGCGATTCATCTGCGGTACGCAAGATCTGCACAAGAAGCTCGAAGCGACCGTCAGCCGTTTTTTCGGCAGCGACGACACGATTTTGTATTCGTCGTGTTTCGACGCCAATGGGGGCTTATTCGAAACGCTGCTCGGCGAAGAAGACGCCATCATTTCCGACGCGCTGAATCATGCCTCGATCATCGATGGCATTCGGCTATGCAAAGCCGAGCGGCATCGTTATCCGAACGGTGACATGGCGGCGCTCGAGGATGCTCTGCGAAAAACCCAAAACAAGCGTATCCGCATGGTTGCCACCGATGGTGTCTTTTCCATGGATGGGTACCTCGCCAAACTCGACGTGATTTGCGATTTGGCTGAAAAGTACCGCGCGCTCGTGATGGTCGACGATTCTCACGCGACGGGTTTCATTGGCCCCACGGGGCGCGGAACACCTGAAGAATGCGGCGTGCTTCATCGCATCGACGTCATGACGTCGACGCTTGGAAAAGCGCTTGGCGGAGCGAGCGGCGGGTTCACGACGGGCAAGCAGGAGATCATCGATTTGCTTCGCCAGCGTTCGCGCCCGTATCTGTTCTCGAATACCGTGGCGCCCGCCATCGTCGGCGCGTCGCTGGCCGTCTTCGAGCTGCTCGACAAGGAAGGCGCTTTGCGTGAGCGCGTCATGCAAAATGCGAAGCGCTTCCGTGAAGGAATGACCAATGCGGGATTCACCATCAAGCCGGGCATTCACCCCATCGTGCCGATCATGCTCGGGGACGCTCGCCTTGCGGCAGACCTTGCCGCAGCGATGCTGGAAGAAGGCATTTACGTGATTGGTTTTTCCTATCCCGTCGTGCCCAAAGGCGAAGCTCGCATTCGCGTTCAACTGAGCGCGGCGCATACGCCCGAACACGTCGACCGAGCGATCGACGCGTTCACGAGGGCAGGGAAGCGGTTGGGAGTTCTGGCTTGA
- a CDS encoding sigma 54-interacting transcriptional regulator, with translation MPTLKYFAAAGAPRLYAIHKPVTTMGKALGNDVALSGSGLVDHHAQIVFDGRDFVLEELGKDGDITINGKKKRRARLVHGDRLHLGSVEVGFSMFSEAASSRRRDDDEEAPERDTGSSEIAGVRKLFAFSEKLINRRNIDEVLEAMLDDIIELTHADKGFLLLLEGAEAAADPNKTARRDGEERRLVVRASRNVRREAITDAAGGISDSIVWQVITSARAVIVSDALADTQFGRSESVIAMKLSSVLCAPLMSQGEVIGAIYVGNDKVKHLFDRKQLELVGIFASQASLILQNTMLLSALRADKAKLEADLKDKKFGEIIGACPSMLEVFRKLTKVAATDISVLITGETGTGKELIAREVHRRSNREGGPFVTINCGAIPENLIESELFGHVKGAFTGAVASRPGKFQVADKGTLFLDEIGELPLNLQVKLLRALQERVVFRVGDSRPEKVDIRIVAATNRNLEEETRAGNFREDLYYRLNVVNLWLPPLRDRGDDVLIIAKALLSKYADELKSSVRGFSPAALAAIKKYSWPGNIRQLENRIKKALVLCDKTLLGPEDLDLGAAAESSILPLEKAKEEFQRRYVLEVLERNNGNRTQTARDLGVDPRTIFRYLEKEQNPMPSGAGGSAREPSEG, from the coding sequence ATGCCTACACTCAAGTACTTCGCAGCCGCAGGAGCGCCTCGTCTCTACGCCATTCACAAGCCCGTCACGACGATGGGCAAAGCGCTTGGCAACGACGTTGCGCTCAGTGGATCCGGCCTCGTCGATCATCACGCGCAGATCGTCTTCGATGGTCGTGACTTCGTCCTCGAAGAGCTCGGCAAGGACGGCGACATCACGATCAATGGCAAGAAGAAACGCCGCGCGCGTCTCGTGCATGGCGATCGTTTGCACTTGGGATCCGTCGAGGTTGGCTTCTCGATGTTCAGCGAGGCCGCATCTTCACGTCGTCGCGACGATGACGAAGAGGCTCCCGAGCGCGACACGGGATCGTCGGAAATTGCAGGCGTTCGCAAGCTTTTTGCCTTCAGCGAAAAACTCATCAACCGACGCAACATCGACGAAGTGCTCGAAGCGATGCTCGACGACATCATCGAGCTCACGCATGCGGACAAGGGATTTTTGCTGCTCCTCGAAGGCGCCGAAGCCGCGGCGGATCCCAACAAAACCGCGCGGCGCGACGGTGAAGAACGAAGGCTCGTCGTACGCGCTTCACGCAACGTTCGTCGCGAAGCGATCACCGATGCGGCGGGTGGAATATCCGACAGCATCGTGTGGCAAGTCATCACGTCGGCGCGTGCCGTCATCGTGTCGGATGCGCTTGCAGACACGCAGTTTGGCCGCAGCGAAAGCGTCATCGCGATGAAGTTGTCGAGCGTGCTCTGCGCTCCTCTCATGTCGCAAGGCGAAGTGATCGGCGCGATCTACGTCGGCAACGACAAAGTAAAGCATCTCTTTGATCGCAAGCAGCTCGAGCTCGTTGGCATCTTCGCATCACAAGCATCGCTCATCCTGCAAAACACGATGCTCCTGAGCGCGCTTCGTGCGGACAAGGCCAAGCTCGAGGCGGATCTCAAGGACAAGAAATTCGGCGAGATCATCGGCGCATGTCCATCGATGCTCGAAGTCTTCCGCAAGCTCACCAAGGTTGCGGCGACCGACATCAGCGTGCTCATCACGGGCGAAACCGGTACGGGCAAGGAGCTCATCGCGCGGGAAGTTCATCGCCGTAGCAATCGGGAAGGCGGGCCGTTTGTCACGATAAACTGCGGAGCGATCCCGGAAAACCTCATCGAGAGCGAGCTCTTCGGGCACGTGAAGGGAGCGTTCACGGGCGCGGTTGCGAGTCGTCCGGGGAAGTTTCAAGTCGCGGACAAGGGAACCTTGTTTTTGGATGAAATTGGCGAGCTTCCCTTGAACTTGCAGGTCAAACTATTGCGAGCGCTGCAAGAACGCGTCGTTTTTCGCGTGGGCGATTCGCGCCCGGAGAAAGTCGACATTCGCATCGTGGCCGCGACGAACCGGAACTTGGAAGAAGAAACCCGCGCCGGGAATTTCCGCGAGGATCTCTATTATCGGCTCAACGTGGTCAATTTGTGGCTACCGCCGCTCCGTGACCGCGGTGATGACGTGCTCATCATTGCCAAGGCGTTGCTGTCGAAATATGCCGACGAATTGAAGAGCTCGGTGCGAGGGTTCAGTCCGGCGGCGCTCGCTGCAATCAAGAAATATTCGTGGCCCGGGAACATCCGGCAACTGGAAAACCGCATCAAAAAGGCGCTCGTGCTCTGCGACAAGACGCTCCTCGGCCCCGAGGATCTCGATTTGGGTGCGGCCGCTGAATCCAGCATCTTGCCGCTCGAAAAAGCGAAAGAAGAATTCCAGCGGCGGTACGTTCTCGAAGTGCTCGAACGCAACAATGGGAACCGCACCCAGACCGCTCGGGACCTCGGCGTGGATCCACGCACCATTTTCCGATATTTGGAAAAGGAGCAAAATCCCATGCCGAGCGGCGCGGGCGGGAGCGCGCGGGAACCTTCCGAAGGCTGA
- a CDS encoding zinc-binding dehydrogenase has protein sequence MTDGMWALTYDRESDPWDCSTGFRKTEVALPRIDEASDYHDRSMVLVKPIMTGFCGSDRGIWFRTAFKDMIFKSLDRDKKNVRVIGHELLGRVVEVGVDAKRQYGYEVGDIVSTESHIVCGLCYQCRIGDTHVCADDKIIGISEDGCFADYVKLPAKGLWRTDITKIRPEVAAIQEPFGNAVHACTKVNLRGKRVAIVGCGTIGLFAVAIARAMGAHFIIGVEPMESHAEMARRLGADVVLRPQKASPERPHASDPELCERIRKLTDGVGVDVALEMSGVNSSVNNAISAVRRGGDVILFGLKTGDAIIENFDRLIVDGISLHSVIGRRIFETWHVTRYLLESRDPNIHDLIWEVILRRGEGTMFDFRDYDPASFEKAIKTYPKVIIRY, from the coding sequence ATGACCGACGGCATGTGGGCATTGACGTACGACCGAGAGTCCGATCCGTGGGACTGTTCGACGGGATTTCGTAAAACCGAAGTGGCGCTTCCGCGCATCGACGAGGCGAGCGATTACCACGACCGATCGATGGTGCTCGTCAAGCCCATCATGACCGGCTTTTGCGGTTCGGATCGGGGCATCTGGTTTCGCACTGCATTCAAGGACATGATTTTCAAGTCGCTCGACCGCGACAAGAAAAACGTCCGCGTGATTGGTCACGAGCTGCTTGGGCGCGTGGTCGAGGTCGGTGTCGACGCGAAACGCCAATATGGTTACGAAGTGGGCGACATCGTTTCGACCGAGAGCCACATCGTTTGCGGTTTGTGTTATCAGTGCCGCATTGGCGACACGCACGTATGTGCCGACGACAAGATCATTGGTATCAGCGAAGATGGGTGCTTTGCCGACTACGTGAAACTGCCAGCAAAAGGGCTGTGGCGAACGGACATCACAAAAATCCGTCCCGAGGTAGCGGCGATTCAAGAGCCCTTCGGGAATGCGGTCCATGCGTGCACCAAGGTGAATTTGCGCGGGAAGCGTGTCGCGATCGTTGGATGTGGAACGATTGGTCTATTTGCCGTGGCGATTGCGCGCGCAATGGGTGCGCATTTCATCATTGGCGTCGAGCCGATGGAGAGCCACGCGGAAATGGCGCGGAGGCTCGGAGCGGATGTCGTGCTCCGTCCGCAGAAAGCTTCACCCGAGCGGCCGCATGCGAGCGACCCGGAACTTTGTGAACGAATTCGCAAGCTTACGGATGGCGTGGGGGTGGACGTGGCGCTCGAGATGAGCGGCGTCAATTCGAGCGTCAACAATGCCATTTCGGCCGTACGTCGCGGCGGGGATGTGATTCTGTTTGGTTTGAAGACCGGCGACGCGATCATCGAAAACTTCGATCGGCTCATCGTCGATGGAATCAGCCTGCACAGTGTCATTGGGCGGCGCATTTTCGAGACGTGGCACGTGACGCGGTATTTGCTCGAATCACGGGACCCGAACATTCACGACCTGATTTGGGAAGTGATTTTGCGCCGCGGGGAAGGAACGATGTTCGATTTTCGGGATTACGACCCGGCATCGTTCGAAAAGGCCATCAAGACCTACCCGAAGGTGATCATTCGGTATTAA
- a CDS encoding NAD(P)-dependent glycerol-3-phosphate dehydrogenase: MANVAVLGAGAWGTALAKVLADKQNPTFLWSHTPALARAINERRVNERYLPSATLPPSLRATDDLEQALRNAEIVVVVVPSHALRSVVADARKYVPTNALLCSATKGIENDSLMLMSEVLVDVLGRDVEHRLTYLSGPSFAKEVAAGQPTAVTVAGTSHAETVTVQHAFATERLRVYSSDDVVGVEMGGALKNVVAIAAGALDGLGFGHNARAGVITRGLAEIARVAMVKGGSPLTLAGLSGLGDLILTCTGELSRNRTVGLELGRGRTLDEILASLGHVAEGVKTAKSAYDLGRKLNVEMPITTEVYQVLYEQKPAFQAVVDVMNRALRKE; this comes from the coding sequence ATGGCCAACGTCGCAGTGCTCGGTGCAGGCGCTTGGGGAACCGCTCTCGCCAAGGTTCTCGCGGACAAACAAAACCCCACCTTCCTCTGGTCCCATACGCCCGCCCTTGCGCGCGCCATCAACGAACGCCGCGTCAACGAACGCTACCTCCCATCCGCAACCCTGCCGCCCAGCCTCCGCGCCACCGACGACCTCGAACAAGCCCTCCGCAACGCCGAGATCGTCGTCGTCGTCGTTCCCTCACACGCCCTGCGAAGCGTCGTCGCCGATGCCCGCAAGTACGTCCCGACGAACGCATTGCTTTGTAGTGCAACGAAAGGCATCGAAAACGATTCGCTCATGCTCATGAGCGAAGTGCTCGTCGACGTGCTCGGTCGCGACGTCGAACACCGACTCACCTATTTGTCCGGCCCGAGCTTCGCCAAAGAAGTCGCCGCGGGACAACCGACGGCAGTTACCGTCGCCGGCACGAGCCACGCTGAAACGGTCACCGTACAACACGCGTTCGCGACGGAACGCCTGCGTGTGTACTCGTCCGACGACGTCGTGGGCGTCGAGATGGGTGGAGCGCTCAAGAACGTCGTCGCCATCGCCGCGGGTGCCTTGGATGGCCTCGGCTTCGGTCACAACGCGCGCGCAGGCGTCATCACGCGCGGCCTCGCCGAAATCGCGCGCGTCGCCATGGTCAAAGGCGGCAGCCCCCTCACGCTCGCGGGACTCAGCGGCCTCGGCGACCTCATTCTCACGTGCACCGGCGAGCTTTCACGCAATCGCACCGTGGGCCTCGAGCTCGGGCGCGGCAGAACGCTCGACGAAATTCTCGCCTCGCTCGGTCACGTCGCCGAAGGCGTCAAGACGGCGAAGAGCGCTTACGATCTCGGCCGCAAGCTCAACGTCGAGATGCCCATCACGACGGAAGTCTACCAAGTGCTCTACGAACAAAAGCCTGCGTTTCAAGCTGTCGTCGACGTCATGAATCGAGCCTTACGCAAGGAATGA
- a CDS encoding Uma2 family endonuclease has product MNVEPRLTRRPVPIAPSEERWRQMTKEEREQFIVSVNEALSDPLITMSEGRPHKKAKSRAIDMLGLHFRAMGRKIYLAEEMSVIYPETAGFTPDVLAVLDVEEPADDQRMAWVVQDEGKGLDWVLEVLWAGDRKKDLVENVERYATLGIPEYFIYDQKQQRLLGYRLSPELKRYQPILPQSGLYRSSVLGIDLAIVEGSLRFYQGAAELYDTAHLIRRLQGMVANLETRAQEAADEAEKNRMTIREAILALLATRGITCTEAALEQLNGCIDADVLKRWLSRAMTASSEADVFSPV; this is encoded by the coding sequence ATGAATGTCGAACCGCGGCTCACCCGGCGTCCCGTTCCGATCGCGCCAAGCGAAGAGCGATGGCGACAGATGACGAAGGAGGAGCGAGAGCAGTTCATCGTCAGCGTGAACGAGGCGTTGTCGGACCCGCTCATCACGATGTCCGAGGGGCGTCCGCACAAGAAAGCAAAGAGCCGCGCGATCGACATGCTGGGGCTGCACTTTCGTGCGATGGGACGAAAGATCTACTTGGCGGAGGAGATGTCCGTCATCTATCCGGAGACCGCGGGATTCACACCGGACGTGCTGGCGGTGCTCGACGTCGAAGAGCCCGCAGACGATCAGCGTATGGCGTGGGTCGTTCAGGACGAGGGCAAAGGCCTCGATTGGGTGCTCGAAGTGTTATGGGCGGGTGATCGGAAAAAGGACCTCGTCGAAAACGTGGAACGATATGCGACGCTCGGCATTCCTGAATATTTTATTTATGACCAAAAACAGCAACGGCTTTTGGGTTATCGACTTTCACCAGAATTGAAACGATACCAACCGATTTTGCCGCAATCGGGACTGTATCGATCGAGCGTACTCGGAATCGACTTGGCCATCGTCGAGGGTTCGTTGCGGTTTTACCAAGGGGCAGCCGAGCTTTACGACACGGCACATTTGATTCGGCGTCTCCAAGGAATGGTGGCGAATCTCGAAACGCGTGCGCAGGAGGCCGCTGACGAGGCAGAGAAAAACCGCATGACCATTCGTGAAGCAATCCTCGCCCTGCTCGCAACCCGCGGAATAACGTGTACAGAGGCGGCGCTCGAGCAACTCAATGGGTGCATCGATGCTGACGTCCTGAAGCGATGGCTTTCGCGCGCGATGACTGCTTCATCCGAGGCGGATGTGTTTTCACCGGTGTGA
- the lepB gene encoding signal peptidase I, whose amino-acid sequence MAHPPEDTPPPSSPAEAKDLPDDPPKDGPKATSGSTGLRALFYIVWIMTVPFVLAILTVWLLTPAPGDHDAGGLRVFVAEQQIPAGIVLFTLFAMVTWHFRFELPLSGALGVGRKDIPATMRARFEEAQMLLEEARRIMRQYEREVGKGLRSAEREQLTQALATLEKTMNAEPFDAAKFDEAHARADRLVGEHLSRWRKGEMREYAESIGVAVAVALILRALVIEAFKIPSGSMIPSLMIGDHIFVNKLTYGPLIPWTDKRLFSSLPPSRGDVMVFKFPENKEQDFIKRVIAVPGDTLEAINGRPIINGWLVPHCYVGRFGKDDARLYVEFLEDESYFTLFAPDDMHPNGPDEPTCRTQDECGLGQTCRAGICGHHQGPFKVAANEAWVMGDNRYNSHDSRSWRGGQGAGVPFENIKGRAMFVWMSFAPGGGIAPDRLFVNVMGRPKLPASADASLQPALDKCMRERPSVAQTTPPGRKEH is encoded by the coding sequence TTGGCACACCCGCCGGAAGATACGCCGCCCCCGAGTTCACCCGCAGAAGCGAAGGACCTGCCCGACGATCCGCCCAAAGACGGACCCAAGGCAACGTCCGGATCGACGGGACTGCGCGCGCTTTTCTACATCGTCTGGATCATGACGGTGCCGTTTGTCTTGGCCATCCTCACCGTGTGGCTCTTGACTCCAGCACCCGGAGATCACGACGCGGGCGGCCTGCGTGTGTTCGTGGCCGAGCAGCAAATTCCTGCAGGCATCGTGCTGTTTACGCTCTTTGCCATGGTGACCTGGCACTTCCGTTTCGAGCTTCCGCTTTCAGGAGCGCTCGGCGTGGGACGCAAGGACATCCCGGCGACGATGCGAGCGCGTTTCGAAGAAGCGCAGATGCTGCTCGAAGAAGCGCGGCGCATCATGCGGCAGTACGAGCGTGAAGTCGGCAAGGGACTTCGTTCCGCCGAACGCGAACAGCTCACGCAAGCCCTCGCGACGCTCGAAAAGACGATGAATGCCGAGCCGTTCGATGCGGCCAAGTTCGACGAGGCGCATGCGCGCGCCGACAGGCTCGTGGGTGAACACTTGTCGCGATGGCGCAAGGGCGAGATGCGCGAGTATGCCGAATCGATCGGCGTGGCCGTCGCAGTGGCGCTGATTCTGCGAGCGCTCGTGATCGAAGCGTTCAAGATCCCGAGTGGTTCGATGATCCCGAGCTTGATGATCGGCGATCACATCTTCGTGAACAAGTTGACCTACGGGCCGCTCATTCCATGGACGGACAAGCGGCTGTTCTCGAGTTTGCCGCCGTCGCGTGGCGACGTGATGGTGTTCAAGTTTCCCGAGAACAAGGAACAAGATTTCATCAAGCGCGTGATCGCCGTGCCGGGTGACACGCTCGAAGCGATCAACGGCCGACCCATCATCAACGGGTGGCTCGTTCCGCATTGCTACGTCGGTCGCTTCGGGAAAGACGACGCGCGGCTCTACGTCGAGTTTCTCGAGGATGAGTCGTATTTCACGCTCTTCGCGCCCGACGACATGCATCCGAACGGCCCGGACGAACCCACGTGTCGAACGCAGGACGAGTGTGGACTCGGACAAACCTGCCGAGCGGGCATCTGTGGGCACCACCAAGGGCCGTTCAAAGTTGCTGCGAACGAAGCGTGGGTGATGGGCGACAATCGCTACAACAGCCACGATTCGCGCAGTTGGCGTGGAGGTCAGGGGGCGGGTGTTCCTTTCGAGAACATCAAGGGTCGCGCGATGTTCGTTTGGATGAGTTTTGCGCCCGGCGGAGGCATCGCTCCCGATCGTCTCTTCGTCAACGTCATGGGAAGGCCGAAGCTGCCCGCCAGCGCCGATGCATCGCTTCAACCGGCGCTCGACAAGTGCATGCGCGAGCGTCCGAGCGTTGCGCAAACGACGCCTCCCGGCCGCAAAGAACACTGA